Proteins from a single region of Schistocerca gregaria isolate iqSchGreg1 chromosome 3, iqSchGreg1.2, whole genome shotgun sequence:
- the LOC126354540 gene encoding uncharacterized protein LOC126354540, which translates to MSSVATMVLVAVAVLARLQLACGAPRSVAGSTSDGDGPRTDAELLRQASAAASLHERSLRHFVSPRTRRAIHHHASLKHHRPVLARDAGELALCKYAVHVDAEDEGITEEGVTWRRVPATITEIECRAQGCRCTEAGDYRCTQLTGVLQVAYVDAATGRLIDTARRDVRAGCVCAARAALHVQAYPAGVDD; encoded by the exons ATGTCTAGCGTGGCGACAATGGTGCTCGTGGCAGTGGCGGTGCTGGCGCGACTGCAGCTGGCGTGCGGCGCGCCCCGCTCTGTGGCCGGCTCCACCTCTGACGGCGACGGCCCGAGGACGGACGCGGAGCTGCTGCGGCAAGCGTCTGCCGCGGCCAGCCTGCACGAGCGCTCGCTGCGCCACTTCGTCTCTCCGAGGACCCGCCGAGCCATCCATCATCACGCCAGTCTCAA GCATCACCGGCCGGTGCTGGCGCGAGACGCCGGGGAGCTGGCGCTGTGCAAGTACGCTGTGCACGTGGACGCTGAGGACGAGGGCATCACGGAGGAGGGCGTGACGTGGCGCCGCGTGCCCGCCACCATCACCGAGATCGAGTGCCGCGCGCAGGGTTGCCGCTGCACCGAGGCGGGCGACTACCGCTGCACGCAGCTCACCGGTGTGCTGCAGGTTGCCTACGTGGACGCCGCCACGGGGCGCCTTATCGACACGGCTCGCCGAGATGTCCGTGCCGGCTGCGTCTGCGCCGCGCGCGCCGCGCTCCACGTGCAGGCCTACCCCGCTGGCGTCGACGACTGA